The Gossypium arboreum isolate Shixiya-1 chromosome 2, ASM2569848v2, whole genome shotgun sequence region CTATACTATATATTAAATGTTAATTGAGTTAGAAATTATCAAATATCTCTTCATTTTATgaaataaaattgttattttaagggtatttatgtcttttaatatatatatatggtaatactaattatgaaatttgaactcacgacatcatatttttaaattttgactacttaatattttaatatatatatatatatatggtaatactaattatgaaatttgaactcacgacatcatatttttaaattttgactaCTTAATTATACAATTTCAACTAAAGTTATATTATAAATTTGTTAAATATTTATGTCTTTTTTTATAAAActaaaacatatatacacatacaatAATTATGAGATTTGAACCAAAGACGTCATAATCTTAATTATCATTACTTTATAATTTCAATCAAAATTACATATGACttttataacaaattttaataaatttattatataattattttcatcCACATCCTGAATATGTTATAATCTAATAATAATAGAAttaatctattttaaaattaaaaaattgatgaAATTGATTTATTGAAAACATCCTTATTTTTCACTTCACCAACAAGTCTAGTAAATTTATTTATAGTTTGACCCTCCAATTTTTGCTCACATTTGAATTTGGGAGTTTTTTTTCCACCGCCACTATTGCAAAGAGAAGGAAAATtacaaacaaaaagaaaatgaaacccCACATTTGCTTGCTTCAAGAAAATTAGCATTttcttctagaaaaaaattatattttctatTGGGACCATAGATGAACTTTAGCATTTTCTTGATATTTGCAAAGAAAATTATGGCTTTAAATAAATTCGtccaaataataaaatatatagtttTTATTTAGGAGAGAATTTTACTTAATaggataaatatcaaatttatacatatattttggTTCAATGTGTAATTTGATACATGAATTCGATTTCGTgcaattatacatatttaaagaaatgaatacatatatttattttcatattgaactaatataattatttgtgtatgcaatatattaatataaaatagtgTTACTTGATAATATTGttagtgattttgtgaaaattaaattaaatcaaagcTTCGTTTATAAAATCACACAAAATCAAAATCTATGTATAACATTGCAAATTGGATCAAAGTTCATATATAGTTTTATATTAATCCCAAATTAATATGGTTTGACACGCTTTCATAATTTTTCCTATGGctgatattatttttatttagtgaAGGTTCACTTATAATGGttggattgttaaaatattagttgtaaAAAAATTACGGAAGTgtgtaaaatcataattttacatACGCATAAATAGATTATTCTCCTTTTATTtatcataaaatgcaaaagtattctttttaatgttttagtattttttgaatagtaaaataaatttttgttAGTGATGGATCGAGCTTGACAATATTATTTGAAGAGAGTAAATTGGGCTTACAAGATACCATTAAGTTAGCAAAATATGATtgtggaataagtaaggtttaaACATGGAAAGTTGAGAGTGGAGAAAGAGGAGGGCCATACATTAAGTATTTATGAAGCCATGAATAGGAAAATTGGAACAAATCCTAAGAGTGAGTGTGCAATGGCAGGTGATGGTTAGTAAGGTGGAATAAGATTAAATGTGATTAAGAATAAAGCTAATCTAAGAAATACGAGTTAAAATACTAAAAGTCCCTCATAAGTTGTGAATGGATCCTATTCATAAATTTTAAGAATAGGAGTAATGACATGAATTTTGGGGTTTCAGAAgagattattaatttttaaattaataaacttTAATTGTTGTTTGGGTAATAATGAGTAGTGAACTACAATTAAAGAATGGAAGAAGCACTTAATAATTTTAGGGTAGGTTAAGAGATCTTTTAACTAACTTCAAATCTAATCTGTGCTCTTTAGAGCATTCAAGTATGAAAATAACTTCAAAATATTGTCATATTTTGCGGTTATTTATACTTCTTTTTCTTTGGTGTAATAGCACattatgaaattttttttataaaacatcTTTTGAAGAATGTGCCTTCTCGAATAATATTGTTCTAATGATTAGTTATTCTGCAATGGAATCATTCTTGAAAAAGATTGTTTTAAATGGCAATTATTCTTAGAGCAGAGTTATATTGAGGACACATGGCAACACAACAAGCTACCCGAAAGACGCTCTTCTGATAAGTGTCAAAAGTAACAtaatttaactttatttttagtgcatttttaggtgattatgtgatattaattgtgaattatatactcctaatccttttatattcatgttttgatgcttaatAGGGCAATTGGGAGCAATAGGAGTGAAAAACTAGTGGAAATTAGAACATTGGAGCATTCTAGAAGCTACACACATGCAACAGACTTTTACACGGGCAATCTACATGGCTATGTGATCATACGGGTGTGTATCCAGGGCGTGTTGATCTTGGGAACCGTGTGCACTAACAATTGAAAATCACGATATTTAGGATTTTTTAACATTTTAAGAAGACATAAATAAGGTAATAAAGTAGGGAAGTGTTGGAAAATCAGATTTGGAAAACACAGTCGAAAATAGGTTTAAgggaaaatcaaaattttaattttttttctaaaaacaaGAACTTGATTGTATTATCTAAAAATCATACATTTATGATTCATTTAGGATGAACACTTCGACCCAATAATCTTCTCTGCTATTCTCAAGCTCACGTCTGCCAAGTCTGGACTTACTTCGAATcagaaaaattttcacaaaattaccaaTGGAACAATTtcgtaatttctctaaacttatTGAGTCACAAAATTATTCTAAACCAACTATTTTAAATAAAGTTTGTTGTtactaaataaatattaaatattgacATCCGTAATTATGCCAAATcaattttgttattaattttagaAGCACATTTTCtcacaaaataaatttataattttatcaacCTTGTAATTTCGATTGCGGAATTACCAAAGAAACTTTCAAATGAGGTTATGGGTTTTTGATAGCTACTTGTTACATCAGATGACTTATAAGTttatataacaaaatttaattcaaattttgaataaaaaaattaaaaaatttcagaCGACACCGTTCTAGCCAAGGCAATGAACACGTCTGACTATAAAAGTCAATCATGAATTTATGGAGGATGAAATTAAAGAAGATTCTAAACTCAAAGAGAAGGTAACGACATCATATCATTAAAgattaaacacattttcaataACTTATATGGAAGATTgttgatatataaatatatgaacgACAAATTTTCCAAAGATATTTCTTTTGGGAATTCATAATTTGATTTTATTGCTCAAAAATTCATGTGATTGGATGacatattaatcacatttattaGCAATCTGTATTTTAGCTAGGAACCAATCCAACTTTTATTAGAAGAAATGTGAACATATTTAATATTCTAgttatagaaaatatatatttaattatatgtctTTCCCCAtaaaattttctcttttttttttttgtttatgccGTTTCCTTCTTATTTATCGCCCGCCTTTTTTTCTCTCTCATCAaccctttctttctttatttttctcattCACTACACACGACTTCTCTCTTTTCAGTTTGCAAATCTATTTTTTGGGTATTTTTGTTGTCTTCACAAGTTGTGATAGATAGATGACGGCACATGTTGTTCAATAAAACTTCATCGACCACTAGTAGTTTTTCTTGGAAAGTGTGTGGTTCTTTTATtaacttcttattttatttctgatTTGAGAGTATTtcagaataataaataatttcataTGTTAATTTGGACACGTGTTGTCTTAAATTTTATatcttttttgtttgttttttcattgtttaataaaCCTttagttttagaagtttttgtctGTTCTTGTAGCATATTTTTTAGTCTTGCTTATGAATGTAATTttagttttacaagtgattttaggAATGATTTTATTGCCCTCCTCTCTAGTTTGGTGAATGCTCGATTCTTTTGTTGATTTTTGCTCGTCGATTTGAACCAACCAGGGCTAATTTCATTATCGTATTAAGTGCTTACAATCACTCCAAATATATCGTGCTTGAGTTGTGACAAAACCAATTGTCAACGTGTCATAATATTCTATTAATGCTGAGACTAAAGCCTTTATTGTATTGATAGAGTTTGACATTCATCATCTACGACGAGTGTTTGCTATTTTTTTTCCGTCTGAATTTTATGATTCCattcattgaatgaattaatgaatttacctttcaaaaaaattataaatctttcccttaattaatattttaactttttaagtgTCATTATAATGACAAGTGGTTCTAACCCGAGACTAATATTGTTTGAATTAAGAgtgatatttaaataaaacatttttAATAATAATGACATCAAATTCGATCTTGATTCGATGCTTAGttcaaatataataaatttatatacagaCTGCAATTCCTATATAATATATTTAGttacgtatatatataaatttcacgATAAATATAAGATTTGATTTTActcttatatttataaatttatgttttcaaattttacttccatgaatttatttatatttcttcAATGATTAAAGGAATCTTTAATTTGAAGATTATAAATATAAAGGATTAATTTAGTTTCAATGGACATCTATAGATACGTCACAAATCATATATGACTATTTTCCTTTGAACAAACTAAAAGTGTATAAACTATCTTTCAATATATATAACTATAGGCTATCATTTTCAATGTAAATTGTGTCTCATTACTTCTAATTTTAGTTGACTTTCGTATTCTTTTAAGCAACGAAATAGTAAACCAAGATGGCTAATTAGGTTTTAATAGTGTTGGACAAAGGTTTGAGGCTGAATTTTAAAGATTTAGAGTTGAGTATTATCGTGTATAATTATAATgtgagtttattttattttatgtgtatGTTTTTTGTGTGGGTTTTAtctgatttttaaaaaaattaatctagtttttatataatttttcatcCGTTGTGCATTgtattagtttgaattctatatTATAATTAGtcgaatatatatttatatttgtaatCGTACTATTTTTTTACtagaaaattttaataaagaAAACACTAAGTTAAGGCTTAATAATTTGGTCTTTTAGAGGTCTCCTTTGCATTAATTaagagttagattgtattttattctcttaataaaaatagacaaattaatcattatacattaaaaaaaaagtaaattggtctttttgttaaaaaattatctatttctattgttaaaaactggTCCATGTATGTCAGAATGAGATATATGTGGCACTCCACGTGTAACTTTCAAGCTACTCTATCAGTCGTGCCAATatttaacaatagaaatagataaaaatttttaacataaaatatcaatttactcttcgatttaatatataaaaattaatttatttattttttaagtaaaaagaaataaaatgcatCTATCAACACCGTAATATGTGAAAACCGTCGTATGGAAACttcttttcatataaaagaaggcTTGCCATTTTGACTTTTGTTTTCACACATCCTTAACTCTTTATATATGTAACCATAATTTTTTGTTAGGTGTTACTTTAAAGCAGCTCTTGTTTTCTTCAAAAACCCAAAGTATATAACATAGAGATGGGAAGAGCTCCTTGTTGCGACAAATCTAATGTGAAGAAAGGTCCCTGGTCACCTGAAGAGGATGCAATGCTCAAAGACTTCATACACAAACATGGAACTGGTGGCAACTGGATTTCTCTCCCACAAAAAGCTGgtatgcatatgtatgtatgtatgtatgtatgtatgttttttAATGTGTTTGGGTTTTATGTTATAGGTCTAAGGAGATGTGGGAAAAGTTGCAGATTAAGATGGCTGAACTATCTAAGGCCTAATATTAAACATGGAAAATTCTCTGATGATGAAGATAGGATAATCTGCAATCTGTTTGCAAGCATTGGTAGCaggtatatatatgtttatacacATATTAATCATATTTCTTGATGTGGGTCTTTTTTTGCTTTTTGCTTTTAGTATCTTGTTTGTTTCCTGAGAAAATTaactaagaaaggaaaagacaaacTTTTTTCTATgttaaatttcaagaattttctTTTTACAGGTGGTCAATTATAGCAGCTAACTTACCAGGTAGAACTGATAATGATATCAAGAACTATTGGAACACAAAGTTGAAGAAGAAACTTTTTGGCATGGTTCCTCATAGCTATTCCTCGTCAAGTTTTTCAAACATTACCACTGCTGGATCAGTTCTCCAATCACAGCAACAACGGGGGTTTTCCGCCAACCGGCTTGGCCGGAACAAAGACTCGGAGTTTGGATACGGTGGTGGCAGTGGTGAAAATCATGGTGATCAACAAATTGGCAACTTGGAGAGTTGTTTCTACAATGAAGGTGATAAAAATTACCACCACAACCTCATGGACTCATCTGGGGATGTTGCTAATGGATTTTCGAGTTCGGTCGGTTCAATCGGTTCAACTTTCGATTCAAACTTTTTGTATGGTGAAACAACATCATTAGATTATGGGATAGAGGGAATTAACCAGCAAATTAGTAGTACTTCTTCAAGTTGTGAAGGCTTTGGTTTTTATCAACACAATGCAAATGATTATCCATGTTAATTTGACAATTCGGGTTTGTGAATGTCATAATATCGTATTTCATAAATTATTAAAGGGTAAAagtataatttcattattatattgacatgtaatttcataaaaaattaaggagttaaataataaatttattatctTTTTGGGGCCAAGACTACTGCCATGTTCAATTCAACCGATCAATCTAATTAAGTTGCGATAATTTTATTAAAACGTTttctttaatttaaatgaaattccGTTGGTTAACTTTGAATAAAGTCAAGCATAAGGTGAGGGGTTTTTGGATCTTTGTGGAATTATTCCACAAAGTCTgtcaattttatatatttttagtacaATAAGCTAATAAAAATCTATGAAATGTGGGCACAATAAGCCAAAATCAATACATTAAAATAAGTTATCATTAAATAGTGGCCAATGTTGATTGTTGTAATGACTCAAGTGTAAAAcatattaatttcataaatatttgttTAGTTTATTGATaaattatagaatttttggttttatgaatttaattttttgataattttaaatattaaaataaaattaattagaaaTTTGTTTCGTACAATATTTTTAGTGACAAAGATTATgagtgatttaaataaaaaaagattGTTACGGAAAAGAGTATCTTTTCTTTGCGATGATGGAGAGAGTTTATAGAGGGGGCTTGCTATGTGGAATGAGTATTTTACTATAGGGGCGGTGTCGGGGTAGGAGTCCTGGCCCCTCTAAACGGAAAATTGTAAGTTTGACTCTTGaagttttataaaattacaatttagtacatgataaaaattacattttgacctCCCAAAGGTATAAactaataaaatgttaaaattaaaatttaaatcttaTAAAAATATGTAACTTAATTTCGGCTCTCAGAAAAAATTCTAACTTTGCCCTTGCCTTACCAAGTAGAGGTAGGGACTAAATGTAATAAGAAAGAACTAAATATAGTTGTAATTTGTCTTGAAGAGTTGGTATAGGATCTCTGAGATGTAACATGAATTCACTTTTTCTAAATTATCTCGAATTTGACAGTAATTACGTGACCCTGAGTTAAGCGAGCTTTTATTTAAGTTAGCCTCTTTTGTTTTGATAAATTTTTTGACGGTCTGCTTTTGAAcgagacaaaattttaaaatgttaaagactTTTTGACAATAAGTAGCATGGAACATGGAAAGCAAGTTCCAATTTCAGTTGGAGAGGAAAAAAAAAGTAGGACAGCAATAATAAATAAACCCAACTAGCTTACACTTATATACATGCATACATAAATAAACCCAACtagcttttatatatatatatatatatatatatatatatatataattgcaaAGTGGAAGAGAATCCTCATGGGGAAGGCAGTCCAAAGAGCTCCAAAATCATATGATCTAAAAGATAATGATGCCTTTGGGTACTTCTTTCAATTATATTGGCTaaatcaaagagagtgaaatatAATATAGTTCTTCTGCCATaagaaacataaaaaaaaatccatTGACCTTTTCACATTTTGTTTTATTACATAAAAAATCTAATGGATTTTAAAGATAAATTATTTCTAAGCATTTCATATCCATAGTataggattaaatcgtaaaaattaCTTGTTAACGGTGTGGGAAAAAAATATGGATTATTTTTGAAACATTTCTTATAGTAACATCATAGACTTTcttgaaatatgaaaatgtaaTGATTTTTTTTCTCACCCCTTTTCATCCTTCATACCAACTAAAGGCCAAGGataatattaataatgtttgagcATGCAGAAGTATATTTATCCTCCTAATTAAAGGTTGAGATAAGTTATGGATAGTTTTAggcattttataataaaaaaaatgtacAAAGACTAAATCCATAAATTAAATATAGTAAAGGGACTAAAACCACAATTTAACCCAAACTTTAAAAGAAATGATCTTCAACCCAATTAAAGCCCAATTTTATCTATGAAAAAGGCCCTAAGAACCTATAACATTCAAAGTGAAttaagtccaaaatataatcatcttGGTTATGCTAGGAAGGTTAaggtttattgatttttattactaGTTCTCtctcaaattattttaaatttaaaacctATTATATATAAAACCTATCTTAAAGTCAAAGTAGCTTAGTTACatgattaaattatgttattgaggtggattgagttttagtttgattgatatcgatattatcattttatatttaagGGTTGGAGAGGGACTATGGGTAGTTCTAAGTATTATATCAAAAAAATTCATCCATTCTTATTGTTTAAAATTGGCATGGCTGACCAGAAAGTTATATATGACATGTCGTATGTACCTCATTCTGACGTACAAGaaccaatttttaatagtaaaaatagatgaaattttttacTCTTTAATATAACGCATAAAgactaattttcttattttttaagtaaaaaaagTAAATTGCAATTCGAATCTTAATGCAAGGGCCTCTATTATATTTTTACCATACACATATgatatatttatgtaattttcCTGTGGGGTCCAATCACAATCAGCACAGAATTCTCAGCAATAGCAGAAGAAATTTGCAGGTGGAAGCAGAAAGGACATGGCAGGCTGCAAGAAGGGGACTTTGAAAACCCAAAGTGACTAAACAAAAGTATTGTTGAAGCACAGTGAATTTTATATAAAGATTTCATCTTTTTACCAATGTTGTATTGTTGTCAAAGTGCATTACACAGCAGGCAGCACCTAAGCAACAACAtcataaaaacaaaaaagaagaaaGTGCATGCCTTGTTGGCTCTTTTCTTCAATTCCAAATGCTTCTTTGGACTGACTCACTTTCCCCCACACTTTgcttttcctttttccctttttattttttattttttattttttacattttgCCCTTTGTTTCCTCTTTTTTACGTTTGCATTACATCAAACTTTATTCACAATTATATATATAGGGAAAAGtagaaattttgatttaaaattaaatttttaatttttgaaaggggtaaatattttttcaaaaaatctatttaaaataagttaaagaggattaaattgaattgtttaaATTTAGTAGACACTCAAATACAAATTAAATCATTCAACTAAGGGGGTCAAAGCCCCTACCAATCCATTTGGCTATGTCTCGTATGTATGTATTCCAATTAGGACTTACTAAAATGGTTAGTTTGAGGTTTTGAGAACATTTATCTTTGGCTTGAGTCTAATCATTTGTAAAGTTTACGTGTGCAAAATAGCTTTGAAAATAACAATCAATACATGATTTACCTAAGAtaagatttgaatttaagacatcaaaatttcaagatctcaacatttatcaatgGTGCAAGCTCTCATTACGAGATTAATGTTTCATGAAGTTCAAGTTTTGGATGCACATTTCTCTTTTATTTACCCCTCTTATAGGTTGATTTTGACATAAGATGCTAAGCTATTAAGaattttgatatcaaaatttTAGAGATAACAACCCATACACGAGTTAATATGATGAGAGTTGAATTTAAGGCATCAAAATTTCAAGATCTCAAATTTT contains the following coding sequences:
- the LOC108466652 gene encoding transcription factor MYB36 isoform X2, translating into MGRAPCCDKSNVKKGPWSPEEDAMLKDFIHKHGTGGNWISLPQKAGLRRCGKSCRLRWLNYLRPNIKHGKFSDDEDRIICNLFASIGSRWSIIAANLPGRTDNDIKNYWNTKLKKKLFGMVPHSYSSSSFSNITTAGSVLQSQQQRGFSANRLGRNKDSEFGYGGGSGENHGDQQIGNLESCFYNEGDKNYHHNLMDSSGDVANGFSSSVGSIGSTFDSNFLYGETTSLDYGIEGINQQISSTSSSCEGFGFYQHNANDYPC
- the LOC108466652 gene encoding transcription factor MYB87 isoform X1, with translation MGRAPCCDKSNVKKGPWSPEEDAMLKDFIHKHGTGGNWISLPQKAGMHMYVCMYVCMFFNVFGFYVIGLRRCGKSCRLRWLNYLRPNIKHGKFSDDEDRIICNLFASIGSRWSIIAANLPGRTDNDIKNYWNTKLKKKLFGMVPHSYSSSSFSNITTAGSVLQSQQQRGFSANRLGRNKDSEFGYGGGSGENHGDQQIGNLESCFYNEGDKNYHHNLMDSSGDVANGFSSSVGSIGSTFDSNFLYGETTSLDYGIEGINQQISSTSSSCEGFGFYQHNANDYPC